The DNA window CCAGGGTCCCATAGTCTGATGAGAGGCAggattacttatttttatttttttaatattttagttgtggttggacacaatacctttatttaatttatttatttgtatgtggtgctgaggatcaaacccagggtctcgcacgtgcaAGGAGTGTGCCTCTActgctaagctacaaccccagcccaacttatttttatttttgattgattttttttctttctttttctttttctgtctttctttcttttttttttttttttttttttggtgattgggtctcactgagctgcccaGGCTGTTTTCAGATGGCTCTCCGCCTCAGTGTCCAGGtacctgggatgacaggtgttcaccaccatgtctggctttgGGGAGGCCAGATGTGCACGTGGTTCATTCAGTCCTGCCACTCACCCTGCTGTCTCTCTCCCCCAGGTGGCCATGGTGGAGGTGCAGCTGGATGCTGACCACGACTACCCGCCAGGGCTGCTCATCGCCTTCAGTGCCTGCACCACAGTGCTGGTGGCCGTGCACTTGTTcgcactcatgatcagcacctGCATCCTGCCCAACATTGAGGCTGTGAGCAACGTGCACAACCTCAATTCCGTCAAGGAGTCGCCCCATGAGCGCATGCATCGCCACATTGAGCTAGCCTGGGCCTTCTCCACTGTCATTGGCACGCTGCTGTTCCTGGCTGAGGTGGTGCTCCTCTGCTGGGTCAAGTTCTTGCCCCTCAAAAAACAGCCAGGCCAGCCGCGCCCCACCAGCAAGCCCTCACCCAGTGGTGTGGCCACCAACGTCAGCAGTGGCATCACCCCGGGTCAGGCAGCGGCCATCGCCTCTACCACCATCATGGTCCCCTTCGGCCTGGTCTTTATCGTCTTTGCTGTCCATTTCTACCGCTCCCTGGTCAGCCATAAGACGGACCGACAGTTCCAGGAGCTCAACGAGCTGGCTGAGTTTGCCCGCTTACAGGACCAGCTGGACCACAGAGGGGACCATCCCCTGACGCCTGGCAGCCACTATGCCTAAGCCCTCCTGCTGGGCCCTTCAGAGCTTTGGCCTTATGCCCTTCCTCCTGAGGACAGCCTGCAGGAGGCCGGGCTTGGTCAGGGCACAGAGTAGAGGGAAGGGGCTTTTTAAACAAGAAATTACTGCACTTTGAGACTTTCCTCTAAGAGAGTAAGCACTTCCTGTTCTTCCAGCTCCGGGGCCACCTCCTGGTAGGAGGCAGTGGGGGCCAGAGTGGGGACAGATGCTCTCTTTGTCCCTGTTCCATCACTGTGCCAGTGCCACCCGGATGCTTCCTGTCCTCTCCGTCTCATCCTCCCTCCCCGTTGAGTGtcgagtgtgtgcatgtgtgttagcACATAAATATACTCATAAGGGACACCTCTTCCTTGTGTCTGTATTTGTTGTGTCCTGGTTCCAAGTCAGGCAAGCCtctaaacagtttttaaaatattttggaggggttgggatgtagctcaatggcagagtgcttacctagcatttgtgagacccagggtttgatccctagcaccagagaaaaatataagtttttaagttttttgtgtctgtgtctgtacatatgtgtggtactgggaatggaacctagGGGTGGTgcgggctaggcaagcactttcccactgagctacactcccaaccccttttccatttctttcttttcttttttcttatctatctatctctttatttatttattttgaggaggtactgggaactgaactagGGGCACtcaattactgagccacatccccagtccttttttatattttatttagagacaggatctcactgagttgcttatcacctcactaaattgctgaggctggctttgaactcacagtcctcctgcctccaactcctgagccgctgggattacaggtgcccaGCCTCAACTCCGCCCCCCCCCAGAACTCTTTGGAACCTGCAGAAAACCTGTATAAATAGTAACTAAAATATgtatagtcatttttttttatttgaggtAGTTGCATTCTATAAATCACCATGAACTTTAGGTGAGCAGTACTGAGCCATTGCTCCTAGGGAAAATCCAGGGTTGGTTGCCTGCCAGCCTCTGATATGATATTTTtgtcatttaatgaaaacattacCTTGTTTTAGGTGTAATTctatttaaagacatttttattgtTGATTCATTACCATTGAACTTACAGCCAACAGCAGCATTAAGTCATGCCTAAACAAAGCTTATTTAACACACATGTTGTCTCTATAAGAGACATTATCACCTTGTGTTTAGGATTGCTAGACAGATTTCTAATACTGTATTTGGGAATCTTTtctttttgtgctggggattgaaccagggccttagCCTCAttcctctaccactgaactactatATCCTCAGCCCATTGGGGACCATTTTAAATAGCAGGAtcaaaatgtaacactaaatattaaaatgtgaagctggacacagtggtatacacctgtaatcccagctacttaagagactgagggaagaggatctcaagttccaggccagcctgggtgactcagcaagaccctgtctcaaaatgaaatggaaaaagagctggggatgtagtctGGTAGCATACCTGGGTTACATCCCTAGTActgccaagaagaaaaaaaagacgcTTGTTTGCAATAGAAGCAGAAACTAGAATAAGTCAGTGTTAGGCATTATTCGTCTTCTTGTTAGACCTCAGCAGGTAGGCAAGTTCACAAATACTGAGACCACAAATGAGGCTGGACTGCATAAATCCCCCCACCCTATGTCATATCCTTTAGTTGTTTAACATTCATGTTCGGTTTCTCACTTGTCCCAGGAATGAATGACCTTTCTGATGATGCTTTTTCCAATCCTGAACCATGCATAGCAATGAATCATCCTGTCTTAATCTCCTTTAGTTTGGAACAGGTTCTCAGCCTTTCTTGTCTTCTGTAATTTTAACATTTTCAGAGTCCAGGCCTATGGTTTTATGTAGAATGTCCTATCAATTTGGTTTCTCTAATATTTTCTCATTATTACAATCAAGGTGGGTGTTTTGGCAGAAATAGTGTATAAGTGAGATGGTGTCAGGAtccatttaaaacaaacaagcaaaaatgtTAGTTCACCATTCACCAATATATCCATCAGCTCATTTAATCCTGAGTATCCTTACCAGGCACCAGGCAGGTTCAGACCAGGAAAAGTCTTGCTCAGATACAAGGTCTGTGCAAAAGTCCTACCTGGGCTTTTTCTGGTTTTGCTTGAAGAATGGGAAGACACAGGAGCACTGAGCTTACCTTGCAGAGAAGCAGCAGGAGCTGAGTTGCCACCACCCTCTCTCCCCAAGACCTATTTTTATCACAGTCTCTACCTCtccctctttttatttcattctttttttttttttttaatatttttagttgtagatggacacatacctttattttatttatttatttttatgtggtgcagagaatcgaacccagtgcctcacacatgataggcaaacactctatcactgagccacaaccccagcccctccacctcTCTCTCTTGTCCCACACCAGACCAGTTACTTGCCTGGTCCCAATAGGCGCCGAGTTTGAGATTTCTGTATCTCAGAAACTCACTATGTAAAGTGGTTTTAGAAAGTGCTCTGGCTagtcaggcatgatggtgcatgcctataatcccagtggcgactccagaggctgaggcaggaggatcacaaattcaaggccagcctcagtaatttattaaggccctaagcaacttagtgagaccctgtctcaaaatttaaaaaaggctggggatgtggcttagtagttataTGTCCCTCCTTTTAACCCTGATACcaagaaaaaaagggggggtgctCTGGCTGAAATCAAAGTCGGGTGGGGCATTGGTAAGCCTAATACTCATCTCCCTCCTATGACTTCACATTCAACCTGCACCCTAAGATCTCTACTTCACTACTTCTGCAGAGACCCAGGATTTGGCAGTAGTCATTTCTGCTGTGATCCTATAGTCTTAGATTCGCTTTCCTAAACTTGCCTGGGCTCAAGAATCCCCGGCCTAGCTTGCAGGATGCAGATTTCCAAGTCCCCACCCCCAGGAGATTCTGATTCAAGTTGGTTTGGGTGTGTCTCTGGAATCTATTTCTAATAAGCACCCCAGGTGTCTCACTCCCAGGCAACTTGGGCAAGACTCATAGTTAAGAGCAGTCTGGggctgggtgtagctcagtggtagagcacctgcttagcatctgtgaggccctgggttccatccccagcatccaAGTAAATGAATAAGGTCACAGTCCTTTAAttacaattttatttatattttgaatacaGCAGATAATACATTCACAGGGTTCCAAATATAACAGTGAAAAGTTGCTCTCACCCCTGTTCCCAGATCCTCTGTTCTCCCCAGAGATGACCATCATTACCAGTTTTGGCTCCTGCCTAGCACTATTTTATACATGAACACACCTTCCCTCCTCCAGCTTTTTCTAAAACAAAATGGTAACCTTCTATACATACTCTCCCGTGCCTTGAAAGCAGATAGATTCAAGTTTAGACACAGTACTAGCTTGATGACCTATGAACCtccctcagtttcctcctctaaaatggaATTAATAATAGCAGGACAACTCACAAGTCTGGGCAAAGTCACTGGAGAGTAGGCACAGGAAGTTGTTCACACAGGCCTGGGCATAGGATAAACACTCTGCATCTGGTAGTTGATTCTATATCCTGTGATGGCCAGCCTTAATTCTGATGTCTGGTACAGACGGAACCACACCTTGGGTCAAACCACTTAGGATGCAGGGGGCAGGGAGCATCTTTACTGAGCTTTTTATTATGTGCCTAGCACATCTTGAGGGCTTTACAAACATCACTGGATTTCAGTGCTTCTCTACCTGGACACTGTTGACTGGGATGAACAGCTCTCCTGCAGCATTCTTACATTGTAGCATATTGAGCAGCATCCCTAGTCTCTACCCGCCAGACCCCAGTAGCATGCTTCACTAATCATGACAGCTcgaaatgtct is part of the Callospermophilus lateralis isolate mCalLat2 chromosome 1, mCalLat2.hap1, whole genome shotgun sequence genome and encodes:
- the LOC143393984 gene encoding calcium release-activated calcium channel protein 1, which gives rise to MHPEPAPPPSSSSPELPLSGGSTTSGSRRSRRRSGDGEPPGAPPPPSAVSYPDWIGQSYSEVMSLNEHSMQALSWRKLYLSRAKLKASSRTSALLSGFAMVAMVEVQLDADHDYPPGLLIAFSACTTVLVAVHLFALMISTCILPNIEAVSNVHNLNSVKESPHERMHRHIELAWAFSTVIGTLLFLAEVVLLCWVKFLPLKKQPGQPRPTSKPSPSGVATNVSSGITPGQAAAIASTTIMVPFGLVFIVFAVHFYRSLVSHKTDRQFQELNELAEFARLQDQLDHRGDHPLTPGSHYA